One genomic segment of Candidatus Kryptonium sp. includes these proteins:
- a CDS encoding NAD(P)H-hydrate dehydratase, translating to MSVCFSFKIKILVRYMLLVASTEEMRKCDSYAIDQLGIPGLLLMENASQGVVNSILMKYGGVAGKKVFVFCGSGNNGGDGLAVARKLFGMKADVYVFLLSEPEKLRGDAKTNYEIALRINKNKREIDVFEIITLKDVKDLEKYPRPDLVIDAIFGTGFKGKVQGLFYDVISWINSIRAYTVSIDIPSGLDGDTGEVAGIAVRADLTATMGLPKTGLMLNLGKILPGKIYIIDIGIPSFVYQIMGIKTYYLEQIDIKKRLPVRPFNAHKYSCGKIFALVGSPGLTGAATMSTLSAMKVGAGAVIAGVPESLSPILEMKLTEVMKLPLPETNEHTIGWNALDLIEEHMEWADVLIIGPGLSKNYETKQVVLNILKKLNKKAVIDADGLNALVGNLNILKSLHNEIVLTPHSGEFSRLTDLPVEKIEREKIEVARNFATEYGVVLVLKGDTTVIANPEGEVFINSTGNPGMATAGSGDVLTGMIAGFMGQGLSALDAAICGVYLHGLAGDLARDKLGELPMMAMDILNSIPEAIQKVMKEDKG from the coding sequence TTGAGCGTTTGTTTTAGCTTTAAAATTAAAATTTTAGTTCGCTATATGCTTCTTGTTGCATCTACGGAAGAGATGAGAAAATGTGATAGTTATGCTATAGATCAACTTGGAATTCCGGGGCTTTTACTAATGGAAAATGCTTCACAGGGTGTGGTTAATTCCATATTGATGAAATATGGTGGTGTTGCTGGAAAGAAAGTTTTTGTCTTTTGCGGCTCTGGAAATAACGGTGGTGATGGGCTTGCGGTTGCGAGAAAACTTTTCGGGATGAAAGCTGATGTCTATGTCTTTCTTCTATCTGAACCTGAAAAATTGCGAGGCGATGCGAAAACAAACTATGAAATTGCATTACGCATCAATAAGAATAAACGCGAAATTGATGTCTTTGAAATAATAACCTTGAAAGATGTGAAAGACCTTGAAAAGTATCCAAGACCTGATCTTGTGATTGACGCTATATTTGGGACTGGTTTTAAAGGAAAAGTTCAAGGTTTATTCTATGATGTGATAAGTTGGATAAATTCAATTCGTGCTTACACTGTCTCAATTGATATTCCATCCGGCTTAGATGGCGATACAGGTGAAGTTGCTGGAATTGCGGTTCGCGCTGATCTTACTGCAACGATGGGACTTCCAAAGACAGGCTTAATGCTTAACTTGGGCAAGATCCTACCAGGAAAAATTTACATAATTGATATCGGGATACCGAGCTTCGTTTACCAAATTATGGGGATAAAAACTTATTATCTTGAGCAAATTGATATTAAAAAAAGATTACCTGTAAGACCATTCAATGCACATAAATATAGTTGTGGCAAAATTTTCGCACTTGTCGGTTCGCCCGGACTTACAGGAGCTGCCACAATGTCAACACTTTCAGCGATGAAAGTTGGAGCAGGTGCGGTTATAGCTGGAGTCCCGGAAAGCTTAAGCCCTATACTTGAAATGAAATTAACCGAAGTGATGAAGCTACCTTTGCCTGAAACAAATGAACACACAATTGGATGGAACGCTCTTGATTTAATTGAAGAGCATATGGAATGGGCTGATGTTTTAATAATTGGACCTGGACTTTCAAAAAATTATGAAACGAAGCAAGTTGTCCTAAATATCCTTAAAAAGTTGAACAAAAAAGCTGTAATTGACGCCGATGGATTAAATGCACTTGTTGGAAATTTAAATATATTAAAAAGTTTACACAATGAAATCGTCTTAACACCTCACTCTGGTGAGTTTTCCCGATTAACTGATTTACCAGTTGAAAAAATTGAGCGAGAAAAAATAGAAGTCGCAAGGAATTTTGCCACTGAATATGGCGTTGTGCTTGTCCTTAAAGGTGATACGACAGTTATCGCAAATCCCGAAGGAGAGGTCTTTATAAATTCAACAGGAAATCCCGGAATGGCAACTGCTGGAAGCGGTGATGTTTTAACAGGAATGATAGCTGGATTTATGGGACAAGGTTTAAGTGCCCTTGATGCAGCGATCTGCGGTGTTTATTTGCACGGTCTTGCAGGTGATCTCGCAAGAGATAAACTTGGTGAACTTCCAATGATGGCAATGGATATTTTGAATTCAATTCCTGAAGCGATTCAAAAAGTGATGAAAGAAGATAAGGGGTGA
- a CDS encoding metal-dependent hydrolase, translated as MKTLLLFILASFLIVGLTAVAKEKKASVKRFKGVEVTWLGHSAFLLKSPNGKIILIDPWLDNPKAPEMAKDIKKADIILLTHGHFDHIGSAPAIAKNSGSKVVSIFEISRYLARQGVPEEQLIGMNYSGTVEVDGIKITMVPAVHSSGISDGNNIIEGGNPAGFVVEFENGFKVYHTGDTGLFGDMALIRKLYAPDLMLVCIGGHFTMGPKEAAEAIKLVAPKYVIPMHYGTFPLLAGTPAELKKYLPAKFKNAVIELNPGEVAN; from the coding sequence ATGAAAACACTTCTACTTTTCATTTTAGCTTCATTTCTAATCGTCGGATTAACAGCGGTCGCAAAGGAAAAGAAAGCCTCAGTAAAAAGATTTAAAGGAGTTGAAGTCACTTGGCTTGGACATTCCGCTTTTCTTTTGAAATCACCAAATGGGAAAATTATTTTGATTGATCCCTGGCTTGATAACCCTAAAGCTCCAGAAATGGCAAAGGACATAAAAAAAGCTGATATAATCCTCTTAACACACGGACATTTTGATCATATCGGTTCTGCCCCTGCAATTGCAAAAAATAGCGGTTCAAAAGTCGTAAGCATTTTTGAAATATCAAGATATCTTGCTCGCCAGGGCGTGCCAGAAGAGCAACTTATCGGAATGAATTATTCTGGCACAGTTGAGGTTGACGGAATTAAAATTACAATGGTTCCAGCAGTCCACAGTTCTGGAATTTCAGATGGAAATAACATTATTGAAGGAGGAAACCCTGCTGGATTCGTTGTTGAGTTTGAAAATGGTTTTAAAGTTTATCACACTGGGGATACAGGATTGTTTGGAGATATGGCGCTTATCCGAAAACTTTATGCTCCCGATTTAATGCTTGTTTGCATAGGTGGACATTTCACAATGGGACCAAAAGAAGCAGCGGAAGCAATAAAACTTGTCGCACCCAAATATGTAATACCAATGCACTATGGAACTTTCCCACTTCTTGCGGGGACACCAGCGGAGCTAAAGAAATACTTGCCAGCAAAATTCAAAAACGCCGTAATTGAACTTAACCCAGGGGAAGTAGCTAATTAA
- a CDS encoding VanZ family protein, which produces MKNFLKYQFPALFWIGFTFVLTSIPGDYFPEEPFNLFDKLVHAFLFGTVSYLVYRALQYQEKSVFLKNFSIAFAFLVCVVYGIMSEIYQEYVPGRSSDVTDAFANIFGGGIVSLYLLYFNYTKTKKGKI; this is translated from the coding sequence GTGAAAAATTTTCTAAAATACCAATTCCCCGCTCTTTTTTGGATAGGGTTTACATTCGTGTTAACATCAATACCAGGGGATTATTTTCCAGAAGAGCCATTTAACTTGTTTGACAAACTTGTCCATGCCTTTTTATTTGGAACAGTGTCATATCTTGTCTATCGTGCTCTTCAGTATCAGGAAAAAAGTGTTTTCCTTAAAAATTTCAGCATAGCGTTCGCATTCCTTGTTTGTGTCGTTTATGGAATAATGAGTGAAATTTATCAGGAGTATGTTCCCGGCAGAAGCTCCGATGTGACCGATGCCTTTGCGAATATATTTGGTGGAGGAATTGTTTCCCTTTACCTTCTTTATTTTAACTATACAAAAACAAAAAAGGGTAAGATTTAA
- a CDS encoding NADH-quinone oxidoreductase subunit M, which yields MLQKHILSLIIFLPTVGALVISLINSEKKNLIKFLGILFSTITFALSVYVFVKYDPENVKFQFVEVYPWIKSLDIAYRVGIDGISLLLLVLTTFLTPIGLLATWGSVEKRVKGYVIMFLLLETGMNGVFCALDTFLFYIFWEVMLIPMYFIIGIWGGENRIYAAIKFVIYTMVGSLLMLVAIIALGNFASQINGQFTADLQKLYEIAPKISLNAQILMFLAFTLSFAIKVPLFPFHTWLPDAHVEAPTAGSVILAGVLLKMGTYGILRFSIPLFPDATFLFLPYIAILAVIGIIYGALVSFVQPDLKKLVAYSSVSHLGFVVLGLMGLTVESVQGALIQMVNHGLSTGALFMLVGMIYDRRHTRMIEEFGGLARVTPVYATFFMIVALSSLGLPGLNGFVGEFLILLGSFKSKFLGTSAFAIFAALGVILAAVYLLTAYQRIFFGKVTKPENEKIKDLNLREAISLVFVLIFIVWIGVYPNTFLKKSESNVKKIVEQMERYKAGIFRAVR from the coding sequence TTGCTCCAGAAACATATCCTAAGCTTGATAATTTTCTTACCAACAGTTGGCGCACTTGTGATCTCGCTTATAAATAGCGAAAAGAAAAATTTGATAAAGTTCCTTGGGATATTATTCTCTACCATAACATTTGCTCTTTCAGTTTATGTATTTGTAAAATATGATCCAGAAAATGTCAAGTTTCAATTTGTTGAAGTTTATCCTTGGATCAAATCACTTGACATTGCATACAGGGTTGGAATTGATGGGATTTCGCTCTTGCTTTTAGTTTTAACGACATTTCTAACACCTATTGGATTGCTTGCAACTTGGGGTTCTGTTGAGAAAAGGGTTAAGGGATATGTTATAATGTTTCTACTTCTTGAAACAGGTATGAACGGCGTCTTTTGCGCGCTTGATACTTTTCTGTTTTATATTTTCTGGGAAGTGATGTTAATTCCGATGTATTTTATAATCGGGATATGGGGCGGTGAGAATAGAATTTACGCTGCCATAAAATTTGTGATATATACGATGGTCGGTAGTTTACTGATGCTGGTTGCGATTATTGCACTTGGAAACTTTGCAAGCCAGATAAATGGACAATTCACAGCTGATCTTCAAAAACTTTATGAAATTGCTCCCAAGATTTCTTTAAATGCACAAATTTTAATGTTTCTTGCCTTCACATTAAGCTTCGCGATAAAAGTTCCTTTATTTCCGTTTCACACCTGGCTTCCTGATGCACATGTTGAAGCACCTACCGCTGGAAGTGTAATTCTTGCTGGTGTTCTTTTGAAAATGGGAACCTATGGAATTTTGAGATTTTCAATCCCTCTATTCCCTGATGCGACATTTCTATTTTTACCGTACATTGCCATTCTTGCTGTAATTGGTATAATTTATGGTGCTCTTGTTTCGTTTGTTCAACCTGATCTTAAAAAGCTAGTTGCTTATTCATCGGTAAGTCACCTTGGATTTGTTGTTCTTGGATTGATGGGCTTAACCGTTGAAAGTGTTCAAGGTGCTTTAATTCAAATGGTAAACCATGGTTTGTCAACGGGGGCATTGTTTATGCTTGTTGGAATGATTTATGATAGGCGTCATACGAGAATGATTGAAGAATTTGGAGGACTTGCTCGTGTTACACCGGTCTATGCCACATTTTTTATGATCGTTGCACTTTCATCGCTTGGCTTGCCGGGATTAAATGGATTTGTAGGCGAGTTTTTGATTTTGCTTGGTTCTTTCAAATCAAAGTTTTTGGGCACATCAGCTTTTGCAATTTTTGCTGCGCTCGGAGTAATTCTTGCTGCGGTTTATCTTCTCACCGCATATCAAAGAATTTTCTTCGGAAAGGTCACGAAACCTGAGAACGAAAAGATAAAAGATTTAAACCTTCGTGAAGCAATTTCCCTTGTTTTTGTGTTAATTTTTATAGTATGGATCGGTGTTTACCCGAATACATTTTTAAAGAAGTCGGAATCAAATGTTAAGAAAATAGTTGAGCAGATGGAAAGATATAAGGCTGGAATTTTCAGAGCAGTAAGATAA
- a CDS encoding TMEM165/GDT1 family protein produces MSLKVIITTFLAIFLAELGDKTQLAVLTLSAESKKPVSVFIGAIVAFGLITLLGAFLGGVITKFVPEHVIEKIAAIAFIVIGILMFFEKI; encoded by the coding sequence ATGTCCCTTAAAGTTATAATAACGACTTTTTTGGCGATTTTTCTTGCAGAGCTTGGGGATAAAACTCAACTTGCTGTGTTAACTTTATCGGCGGAGTCAAAGAAACCAGTGTCGGTTTTCATCGGTGCAATCGTTGCTTTTGGGCTCATTACGCTTCTTGGAGCTTTTTTGGGAGGTGTGATAACTAAATTTGTCCCAGAGCATGTGATAGAAAAAATTGCCGCAATTGCTTTTATCGTGATCGGAATTTTGATGTTTTTTGAAAAGATATAA
- a CDS encoding PorV/PorQ family protein gives MKKLTVLVISLVLLTCVSYAQLFPILGAQRSGISAAQFLKISVGARAVGMADAFVANATDASALYWNPAGIVQFGTNEVILSHTNWFVDIKHDFIGGVYHLSRNDAIGLSLTALYTDDMEITTETQPYGTGRYFKYIDMAFGLTYARRLTNQFSFGLTVKYIDETIDVLKMQAVLVDLGTFYWMGLGTARFAVSISNFGGDMAPRGEITLLSGEKISSFQSFSPPTMFRFGFAFEPIMNETHKLTTAIQLNHPNDNAENFGIGIEYGFRESFFIRGGYKINADEQNFTAGAGVAIKTGLVNLNLDYAFARFTRLGNTHRFSILFKF, from the coding sequence ATGAAGAAATTAACAGTTTTAGTCATATCACTTGTTTTGTTGACCTGCGTATCTTACGCTCAACTTTTTCCAATACTTGGTGCACAGAGATCTGGGATTTCGGCAGCACAATTTTTGAAAATTTCAGTTGGAGCAAGGGCTGTTGGAATGGCTGATGCTTTCGTTGCAAATGCCACCGATGCTTCCGCTCTATATTGGAATCCTGCAGGGATAGTTCAATTCGGGACTAACGAAGTTATTCTTTCTCATACAAATTGGTTTGTGGATATAAAACACGACTTCATTGGCGGAGTTTATCACCTTTCAAGGAATGATGCGATTGGTTTGAGCTTGACAGCGCTTTACACCGATGATATGGAAATTACCACTGAAACACAACCTTACGGAACAGGGAGATATTTTAAGTATATTGACATGGCATTTGGTCTGACATATGCAAGAAGATTGACAAATCAATTTAGTTTCGGATTAACCGTTAAATACATTGATGAAACGATTGATGTTTTAAAAATGCAAGCTGTCCTTGTTGATCTCGGGACATTTTATTGGATGGGGCTTGGGACTGCAAGGTTTGCTGTTTCAATTTCTAACTTCGGTGGAGATATGGCGCCAAGGGGTGAGATTACTCTTTTAAGTGGTGAGAAAATTTCATCTTTTCAGTCGTTTTCTCCTCCAACTATGTTTAGGTTTGGATTTGCGTTTGAACCAATTATGAATGAAACGCATAAACTTACGACGGCGATACAATTGAATCATCCAAATGATAATGCTGAAAACTTTGGGATTGGAATTGAATATGGATTTAGGGAATCATTTTTCATTCGCGGTGGGTATAAAATAAACGCAGATGAGCAGAACTTCACAGCTGGCGCAGGTGTAGCTATAAAAACTGGACTTGTAAATTTGAACCTTGATTATGCTTTTGCAAGGTTTACGCGTCTTGGAAATACGCATAGATTTTCAATATTGTTCAAGTTTTGA
- a CDS encoding P1 family peptidase, which produces MFEKLGFKIGHSTNKEALTGCTVILCPPNTIGSCFVSGNAPGSRELELLSPDMTVSEVHAIVLTGGSAFGLASADGVMRFLEENGIGYQTPWAKVPIVPSAVVYDLNVGDPKIRPTAEDGYNACLNASVNFETGLVGAGTGTTVGKWAGFEYRMNGGFGFYIVQLDDLIVAAVAVVNSVGDVIDEDGKIIAGARANNKFIAEDKKFRFALQRKIQFGTNTTLICVMTNASLTKIESYKLSKRANNGISRSIRPSHTSYDGDVVFTLATGQVETEFEVLAELSSYVVAEAIRDAVRKSNT; this is translated from the coding sequence ATGTTTGAAAAACTCGGCTTTAAAATCGGACATTCAACGAACAAAGAGGCGTTAACTGGATGTACTGTGATCTTATGTCCTCCGAATACCATTGGTAGTTGCTTTGTAAGTGGGAATGCGCCAGGAAGTCGTGAACTTGAACTTTTATCACCAGATATGACTGTTTCGGAAGTCCATGCGATTGTATTAACTGGCGGAAGTGCTTTCGGTCTCGCATCTGCGGATGGGGTTATGCGTTTTCTTGAAGAAAATGGGATTGGATATCAAACACCTTGGGCAAAGGTTCCGATTGTTCCATCTGCCGTGGTTTACGATTTAAATGTCGGAGATCCCAAAATCAGACCTACCGCTGAAGATGGATACAACGCTTGTTTGAACGCAAGCGTTAACTTTGAAACGGGTCTTGTTGGAGCTGGAACTGGGACGACAGTTGGGAAATGGGCAGGATTTGAATATAGGATGAACGGTGGTTTTGGTTTTTATATTGTCCAGCTTGATGACTTAATTGTCGCTGCAGTTGCAGTTGTAAATTCCGTTGGAGATGTAATTGATGAGGACGGCAAAATTATAGCAGGGGCGAGAGCAAACAACAAATTTATAGCTGAGGATAAGAAATTTCGTTTCGCTCTACAAAGAAAAATTCAATTCGGGACAAATACGACTCTTATTTGCGTGATGACGAATGCAAGTTTAACGAAAATTGAATCTTATAAACTTTCCAAGCGTGCTAACAATGGCATATCAAGATCAATTCGCCCATCTCATACGAGCTATGATGGTGATGTTGTTTTCACGCTTGCAACAGGTCAAGTTGAAACCGAGTTTGAAGTATTAGCTGAACTTTCATCTTATGTAGTAGCTGAAGCGATAAGGGACGCAGTAAGAAAGTCAAACACTTAA
- a CDS encoding NADH-quinone oxidoreductase subunit N, protein MNFYTDLIGISPILAVSLAGLVVVIIEALVKKSETLSYIFSIISLIIAGFLSVYTYPMYSTAFNGMVAVGGYASFFDFVFSIGALLTILLSKDYLVKRGTNYGEFYILILFATAGMMLLASGLDLIITFLGIELMSISLYVLAGFVRTDPKSNEAALKYLLLGAFATGFLLFGITFIYGSTTTTNLKIISANFQNYQNDFLFWLGAGLLLIGFSFKVAAVPFHMWAPDAYEGAPTPASGFMSAVSKSAAFGAFVLVFIFGFNGANEQVRQAIAIISVLSMILGNIIAISQTNIKRILAYSSIAHAGYILVGLASANELGKQGVLYYSLAYVLMQVGAFGIVSIIEKEENKSLDIKDYVGLGYRKPLLGVLMAIFMFALTGFPPFAGFVGKYYLFASAVQAGMTWLAVVGVLATLVSVYYYLNVVVNMYLKEPTLEIVSNPDEVKISFSGAFAVIISAVGVFLIGILPSFVTKYLERLF, encoded by the coding sequence ATGAACTTTTACACGGACCTGATCGGGATATCGCCGATTTTAGCAGTATCACTTGCTGGATTAGTCGTCGTAATTATTGAAGCACTTGTTAAAAAGAGTGAAACTTTAAGTTATATCTTCAGCATAATTTCCCTCATAATCGCTGGATTTTTATCAGTTTATACTTATCCAATGTATTCAACTGCTTTTAACGGCATGGTTGCCGTCGGTGGTTATGCAAGCTTTTTTGATTTCGTTTTTTCCATCGGTGCTTTGCTTACAATTTTGCTCTCAAAAGATTATCTTGTTAAGCGCGGGACAAATTATGGCGAGTTTTATATATTGATCTTGTTTGCGACTGCTGGAATGATGCTACTTGCTTCAGGTCTTGATTTAATTATTACATTTCTTGGTATAGAGTTGATGTCCATCTCACTTTATGTTCTCGCTGGCTTTGTTCGCACAGATCCAAAGTCAAATGAAGCTGCACTAAAATATCTTCTCCTCGGTGCATTCGCAACAGGATTTCTACTATTTGGAATTACATTCATCTACGGAAGCACAACAACGACAAATTTAAAAATCATATCAGCAAATTTTCAGAACTATCAAAACGATTTTCTCTTTTGGCTTGGAGCTGGGCTTTTGTTAATAGGATTTTCTTTCAAAGTCGCCGCTGTTCCATTTCATATGTGGGCACCTGATGCATATGAAGGCGCTCCAACCCCTGCAAGTGGTTTTATGTCTGCAGTTTCTAAATCAGCAGCATTTGGTGCTTTCGTTCTTGTATTTATATTTGGCTTCAATGGAGCAAATGAGCAAGTAAGACAAGCGATAGCAATAATTTCAGTTTTATCAATGATTTTGGGAAATATAATCGCAATTTCACAAACAAACATAAAACGAATCCTTGCTTATTCAAGTATAGCACACGCAGGTTATATTCTCGTTGGACTTGCTTCTGCAAATGAGCTTGGTAAGCAGGGGGTTCTTTATTATTCACTTGCTTATGTCTTAATGCAAGTTGGTGCCTTTGGGATCGTTTCAATAATTGAAAAAGAAGAAAATAAATCTCTTGACATAAAGGATTATGTAGGTCTTGGGTATAGAAAACCTTTGCTTGGTGTTTTGATGGCAATTTTCATGTTTGCCTTAACTGGATTTCCGCCATTCGCCGGATTCGTCGGAAAGTATTACCTTTTTGCATCGGCGGTTCAAGCTGGAATGACTTGGCTTGCAGTGGTTGGGGTGCTTGCAACTCTTGTGTCGGTTTATTATTATCTAAATGTCGTGGTAAATATGTATCTTAAAGAGCCAACTTTAGAAATCGTTTCAAATCCCGATGAAGTTAAAATTTCATTTTCGGGCGCATTTGCTGTAATTATTTCAGCTGTTGGAGTATTTTTGATAGGTATTTTGCCGTCATTTGTGACAAAATATCTTGAGCGTTTGTTTTAG
- a CDS encoding sodium:proton antiporter: MSDAFAIEYEILPVNPVMIAPFILLLLSIALMPFINRHWWEHNYPLVSFALGAVTVVYYFFILKNAPRMIHTAIEYFSFISLIGSLFVVAGGIHIRVKGRSTPLANVILLGIGAVISNLLGTTGASMVLIRPYIRLNKYRISAYHIVFFIFIVSNIGGMLTPIGDPPLFLGYLKGVPFFWVITRVWYIWLISVALILLIFYIIDRHHYKKLPDEMEKEIESKGEEAVVEGLHNVIFLFIILGAVFLKEPIREIIMIASAVASYLTTKREIHERNDFNFIPIKEVAILFAGIFATMVPALDWLELNAEKLGITHPGQFFWGTGILSSFLDNAPTYLNFLSAAFGLHGLNVDNPVHMKAMLGLLSPNDLAHLEFSHNFNVLPITADSWRYVQAISVSAVMFGAMTYIGNGPNFMVKSIAEQFRIKMPSFFGYMIKYSIPILLPIFTFIWFVFFR; encoded by the coding sequence ATGTCGGATGCCTTTGCGATAGAATATGAAATCCTTCCAGTTAATCCGGTCATGATTGCACCTTTTATATTACTTTTACTCTCAATTGCGCTAATGCCATTTATAAATCGGCACTGGTGGGAGCATAATTATCCATTGGTTTCATTTGCATTAGGCGCTGTGACAGTTGTTTACTACTTTTTTATCTTGAAAAACGCGCCGAGAATGATTCATACTGCGATTGAATATTTTAGCTTTATCTCACTAATTGGTTCTCTTTTCGTTGTAGCTGGAGGAATTCATATAAGAGTTAAGGGTCGGTCAACACCACTTGCAAATGTTATATTGCTTGGAATTGGAGCTGTTATCTCCAACCTTCTTGGAACAACTGGAGCATCAATGGTTTTAATAAGACCTTACATTAGGTTAAATAAATACCGAATTTCCGCTTACCATATTGTATTTTTCATTTTTATCGTTTCAAATATAGGCGGAATGTTAACTCCTATCGGTGATCCTCCTCTCTTTTTGGGTTATCTTAAAGGTGTTCCCTTTTTCTGGGTGATAACAAGGGTCTGGTATATTTGGCTTATTTCAGTCGCTTTAATTTTATTGATCTTTTATATAATTGACAGACATCATTATAAGAAGCTGCCTGACGAAATGGAAAAAGAAATTGAGTCAAAAGGAGAAGAAGCGGTTGTTGAAGGATTACACAATGTTATATTCCTCTTTATAATTCTCGGTGCGGTTTTCCTCAAAGAGCCAATTCGCGAAATCATAATGATCGCTTCAGCGGTCGCAAGTTATCTTACCACGAAGAGAGAAATCCATGAAAGAAATGATTTCAACTTCATCCCAATAAAAGAGGTTGCTATTTTATTTGCAGGAATCTTTGCAACGATGGTTCCAGCTCTTGACTGGCTTGAGCTCAACGCTGAAAAGCTTGGCATCACACATCCAGGACAATTTTTCTGGGGCACCGGGATTTTATCAAGTTTTCTTGATAATGCTCCAACATATTTAAACTTTCTCAGCGCAGCGTTTGGACTTCATGGGTTAAATGTTGATAATCCCGTTCACATGAAAGCTATGCTTGGATTGCTATCTCCAAACGACTTGGCTCATCTTGAATTTTCACATAACTTTAATGTCCTTCCAATAACAGCTGATTCGTGGAGATATGTTCAAGCGATTTCGGTAAGCGCAGTTATGTTTGGTGCGATGACATACATTGGAAACGGTCCCAACTTTATGGTTAAATCAATAGCAGAACAATTTCGCATTAAAATGCCAAGTTTCTTTGGATACATGATAAAGTATTCAATACCGATTTTATTACCGATCTTCACTTTCATATGGTTCGTTTTCTTCAGATAA